From Prochlorococcus sp. MIT 1223, the proteins below share one genomic window:
- a CDS encoding high light inducible protein, whose product MIEPPIIPKRKLPRYGFHNHTEKLNGRWAMIGFIALILLELKLGHAVTVW is encoded by the coding sequence ATGATTGAACCACCAATTATTCCCAAGAGAAAGTTACCTCGCTATGGCTTTCATAACCATACAGAGAAATTAAATGGAAGATGGGCCATGATCGGATTTATAGCCTTAATTCTTTTAGAGCTTAAACTAGGACACGCTGTAACGGTCTGGTGA
- the rlmN gene encoding 23S rRNA (adenine(2503)-C(2))-methyltransferase RlmN gives MINSLTLTNNTLLGLSVEELEQWAQDEGQHAFRGRQVYDWVYKKGVRDLDEISVLPKEWKHALRKKGVSIGRMRIVEKLEASDKTIKFLLETNDSEYVETVAIPTDKRLTVCVSSQIGCPMGCHFCATGKNGLRRSLQVNEILDQVLTVNEVFGRRSTNVVFMGMGEPLLNLDTVLNSIRCLNTDLGIGQRRITLSTVGVADTMPKLAERALDSLGRVQFTLAVSLHAPNQKLRETLIPSASQYPLKKLLEDCRHYFSITGRRVSFEYILLGQLNDKPEHAKQLVELLSGFQSHVNLIPYNPIEDEDFQRPTMKNMNRFKNYLQTRGIAVSFRSSRGLDQNAACGQLRRRQESIH, from the coding sequence GTGATTAATAGCCTGACCTTAACTAATAATACTTTACTTGGTTTAAGTGTTGAGGAGCTTGAGCAATGGGCTCAAGATGAGGGACAGCATGCTTTTCGAGGTCGTCAAGTTTATGATTGGGTTTATAAAAAAGGTGTGAGAGATTTAGATGAGATAAGTGTTTTACCTAAAGAATGGAAGCATGCATTGAGAAAAAAAGGGGTTTCTATTGGTCGTATGAGAATAGTTGAGAAACTTGAGGCCTCTGATAAAACAATTAAATTTTTACTTGAAACTAATGACTCTGAGTACGTTGAGACTGTTGCTATCCCAACTGATAAGCGTTTAACGGTTTGCGTCTCTAGCCAAATTGGTTGTCCTATGGGATGTCATTTTTGCGCAACAGGTAAAAATGGTCTTAGGAGGTCATTACAAGTTAATGAAATTCTTGATCAAGTACTAACTGTTAATGAAGTCTTTGGAAGGCGTTCCACTAATGTCGTTTTTATGGGAATGGGCGAGCCTTTACTTAATTTGGACACAGTATTGAACTCTATTCGTTGTTTAAATACTGATCTAGGTATTGGTCAACGTCGTATCACTTTAAGTACAGTAGGAGTTGCCGATACTATGCCGAAGTTGGCTGAAAGAGCACTTGATTCTTTAGGAAGAGTCCAATTTACACTTGCTGTTAGCTTACATGCCCCTAATCAAAAGTTGCGCGAGACTTTAATTCCTTCTGCGAGTCAATATCCATTAAAAAAATTGCTTGAAGATTGTAGGCATTATTTCTCGATCACTGGAAGGAGAGTGAGTTTTGAGTATATTCTCTTAGGGCAATTGAATGATAAACCTGAACATGCTAAACAGTTGGTTGAGCTGTTGTCGGGCTTTCAGAGTCATGTTAATTTAATACCCTACAACCCTATAGAAGACGAAGATTTTCAGCGTCCGACCATGAAAAATATGAATAGGTTTAAGAATTATTTACAAACAAGAGGAATTGCCGTCAGTTTTCGATCTAGCAGAGGGCTAGACCAAAATGCAGCTTGCGGCCAGCTTCGACGAAGACAAGAGTCTATACACTAA
- a CDS encoding HEAT repeat domain-containing protein: protein MSDEKEKSSFDALAGLAIDPDVLAKELDAEIVGDPLDDIALDELDADDSKKTEECEAGLKWLQEGHEERLQGLRVFCEYRDPRSLPFLVPLLDEPCPVERMSAVYALGRNPCPAAVDILLKMLHYDSNAYVRRATAWSLGNYSSSPVIEPLVHSLHKDVAAVRLWASSSLAEIGSSSLENADYAAKELILSLQIDVEPGVRSNCIWSLGRLYTHLNQPRKDQMIECIITVLLNDLEPSVRYEARIALEQIENPQVQERFRSLMIDGQLI, encoded by the coding sequence ATGAGTGATGAAAAGGAAAAATCTTCTTTTGATGCTTTGGCCGGATTAGCCATAGATCCAGATGTATTGGCAAAAGAGTTGGATGCTGAAATTGTTGGTGATCCTCTGGATGATATTGCTTTAGATGAACTTGATGCAGACGATTCAAAGAAGACTGAAGAATGTGAGGCGGGCTTAAAATGGCTTCAAGAGGGCCATGAAGAAAGACTGCAGGGTTTAAGGGTGTTTTGTGAGTACCGCGACCCAAGATCTCTTCCTTTTCTGGTCCCTCTTTTAGATGAGCCTTGTCCTGTTGAACGAATGAGTGCTGTATATGCTTTAGGAAGAAATCCATGCCCTGCTGCAGTTGATATTTTATTAAAAATGCTGCATTACGACAGTAATGCTTATGTAAGACGGGCTACCGCCTGGAGTCTCGGTAATTATTCAAGCTCTCCAGTTATTGAACCTCTTGTACATTCATTACATAAAGATGTAGCTGCTGTGAGACTTTGGGCCTCCAGTTCTCTTGCGGAAATAGGTTCGAGTTCTTTGGAAAATGCAGATTATGCTGCTAAAGAGTTAATCCTTAGCTTGCAAATAGATGTTGAACCAGGGGTTAGAAGTAACTGTATTTGGTCTTTAGGGCGTTTATACACTCATTTAAATCAGCCCAGAAAGGATCAAATGATTGAATGTATTATTACAGTTTTGTTGAATGACCTTGAACCATCTGTGAGATATGAAGCTCGAATTGCTTTAGAGCAAATTGAGAATCCCCAGGTGCAAGAACGTTTTAGAAGCTTGATGATAGATGGACAGTTGATTTGA
- a CDS encoding DUF2997 domain-containing protein — translation MPQRTLRFKIRQDGLVEETVEGMIGDSCLELTEKLESVLGCVDQRKLTGDSYKEEQVQSQSISMEIH, via the coding sequence ATGCCCCAACGCACTCTGAGATTCAAGATCCGACAAGATGGACTTGTTGAAGAGACTGTTGAAGGGATGATTGGAGATTCTTGTCTTGAACTGACCGAGAAACTCGAATCTGTATTAGGGTGCGTTGATCAAAGAAAGCTTACTGGTGATTCCTATAAGGAAGAACAGGTTCAATCTCAATCCATTTCCATGGAAATTCACTGA
- a CDS encoding DUF1257 domain-containing protein: protein MSHFSTVKTQLRKREPLFQALIDLGYQPQEGERLVRGYRGQTVKADLAVKMNKGAEIGFRWNKSSNSYELVADLDLWQETVPVERFISQLTQRYALNTVLTATAQEGFQIAEQKKNIDGSIELVVTRWDA from the coding sequence ATGTCACATTTCAGCACGGTTAAAACTCAATTACGTAAGCGTGAACCTCTTTTTCAAGCTCTGATTGATTTAGGTTATCAGCCTCAAGAAGGAGAAAGACTTGTCAGAGGTTATAGAGGTCAAACAGTTAAAGCTGACTTAGCTGTAAAGATGAACAAGGGTGCAGAAATTGGCTTTAGATGGAACAAATCCAGTAATTCTTATGAATTAGTTGCAGACTTAGATCTTTGGCAAGAAACTGTTCCTGTTGAAAGATTCATTTCGCAACTCACTCAAAGATACGCATTAAATACTGTGCTTACTGCCACAGCTCAAGAAGGATTCCAGATTGCGGAACAGAAGAAAAATATTGATGGATCTATAGAATTAGTTGTAACGCGATGGGATGCTTGA
- a CDS encoding ferredoxin yields MIFDTSSAFEAKSSEESSLNGKEPVLGGKLRSKAVWVDESKCIGCTYCGCVATNTFAMESELGRARAVRQDGDTTETIQEAIDTCPVDCIQWVNFEDLEDLKSSLEKRDIRPLGLPPWT; encoded by the coding sequence TTGATTTTTGATACCTCATCCGCATTTGAAGCAAAGTCATCTGAAGAGTCAAGTCTAAATGGAAAAGAGCCTGTATTAGGAGGAAAACTTAGATCAAAAGCTGTTTGGGTTGATGAATCAAAATGTATAGGCTGTACTTATTGTGGATGTGTAGCTACAAATACTTTTGCAATGGAATCTGAGTTAGGAAGAGCTAGAGCTGTTCGCCAAGACGGAGATACAACTGAAACAATTCAAGAAGCTATAGATACTTGCCCAGTTGATTGTATTCAATGGGTGAATTTTGAAGATTTAGAAGATCTCAAATCGAGTTTGGAAAAAAGAGATATTCGCCCACTTGGTTTACCTCCTTGGACTTGA
- a CDS encoding aldo/keto reductase: MSDSSYLKNVPCRRFGRTEISMPVLSLGGMRFQQSWCDLPFEEIDLGNQRLLAKIISFSKSIGMHHIETARHYGSSELQLGLALKKVSDTNRILQTKIPPKDNPHDFEIELELSFQRMQCEKVDLLSIHGINLDEHLFHAIRSGGCLEVARRWQKKGKIGFIGFSSHGTTDLIVQAIKSNQFDYVNLHWYFIRQENDIALQAAKELDLGVFIISPTDKGGHLHTPSNKLIDLCAPLHPIVFNDLFCLRDHRVHTLSVGVSQIEDFNLHIRAISLLDKVNELVPPIENNLNQAAKNSLGSLWLSSCFEGLPTWENTPGKINLPILIWLHNLVEAWGMKGYAKARYGLLGNGSHWFPGSNADSLDNGISEEDLLSVLINSPWSKQIPELLRNLRNQVGGHTQDRLTDA, translated from the coding sequence GTGAGTGATTCTTCTTATCTCAAGAATGTTCCTTGTCGTCGATTTGGCCGCACAGAAATATCTATGCCTGTATTGAGCTTAGGAGGAATGCGTTTCCAGCAAAGTTGGTGTGATTTACCTTTTGAAGAGATTGATTTAGGAAACCAAAGACTCTTAGCAAAAATAATTAGTTTTTCTAAATCCATTGGAATGCATCATATTGAAACAGCCAGGCATTATGGAAGTTCTGAATTACAACTTGGATTAGCTCTAAAAAAAGTATCTGATACGAACAGAATTTTACAAACAAAAATCCCACCTAAGGATAATCCTCATGACTTTGAGATTGAATTGGAATTGAGTTTTCAACGAATGCAATGTGAAAAGGTTGATTTGTTATCTATACATGGTATTAATCTTGATGAACATTTATTCCATGCGATTCGATCAGGAGGCTGTTTAGAAGTTGCCCGTCGGTGGCAAAAAAAAGGCAAAATTGGCTTTATAGGATTTTCTTCACATGGAACTACTGATTTAATTGTGCAAGCAATTAAATCTAATCAGTTTGATTATGTGAATTTACATTGGTATTTCATTAGACAAGAAAATGATATTGCATTGCAAGCTGCTAAAGAATTAGATCTAGGAGTTTTTATAATTAGCCCTACTGATAAAGGAGGTCATCTTCATACACCATCTAATAAATTGATTGACTTGTGTGCTCCACTCCATCCAATTGTATTTAATGATCTTTTTTGTTTAAGAGATCATAGAGTTCACACACTTAGTGTGGGAGTCTCACAAATAGAAGACTTTAATTTACATATACGGGCAATAAGTCTTTTAGACAAAGTAAATGAACTAGTCCCACCGATTGAAAATAACTTAAATCAAGCAGCTAAAAACTCTTTAGGTAGTTTATGGCTTTCGAGCTGCTTCGAGGGTCTTCCAACGTGGGAAAACACTCCTGGAAAGATTAATCTTCCTATTTTAATTTGGCTACATAATCTTGTCGAAGCCTGGGGTATGAAAGGATATGCAAAGGCAAGATATGGATTACTGGGAAATGGTAGCCATTGGTTCCCTGGATCGAATGCAGATTCCTTGGATAATGGGATTAGTGAAGAGGATTTGTTGAGTGTGCTCATTAATAGTCCTTGGTCAAAACAGATACCTGAATTACTAAGAAATCTAAGAAATCAAGTTGGAGGACATACTCAAGATCGATTGACTGACGCTTAA